The Euwallacea similis isolate ESF13 chromosome 18, ESF131.1, whole genome shotgun sequence sequence TGGCTGGCTGAGATGGCAGGAGCCCGATTGATCATCGAGAGATTTGCCAATGTTACTGATGGCTCAGTTATCGGGGTGCGTGCCCCTTATCTGAGAGTAGGAGGGAACACTCAATTCGAAATGATGGCCGATCAATTCTTCGTCTATGACTCCTCCATCACCGCTTCTTTAGGCCGAGTCCCCATCTGGCCTTACACTCTATACTTCAGAATGCCCCATAAGTGCAACGGAAACGCCCACAACTGCCCCTCGAGGTCTCACCCAGTGTGGGAAATCGTCATGAATGAATTGGACAGAAGGGATGACCCCACCTTCGATGAGTCTCTCCCCGGTTGTCACATGGTGGACTCCTGCTCTAACATCCAAACTGGAGACCAGTTCGCCAGGCTTTTGAGACACAACTTCCTCCGCCACTTCAACAGCAACCGCGCACCACTGGGACTCCACTTCCACGCCTCTTGGCTCAAGAGCAAAAAGGAATTCAAGGAGGAGCTGATTAAATTCATTGAAGAAATGCTCGCCAGAAACGATGTGTACTTTGTGACCAACCTACAGGTTATTCAGTGGATGCAAAACCCCACAGAACTGAACGGATTAAGGGATTTCCAAGAATGGAAAGAAAAGTGTGATATTAAGGGCCAGCCCTACTGCTCATTGCCCAACTCCTGTGCCCTGAATACAAGGGAACTACCTGGGGAAACCCTTCGTTTGTTTACTTGTATGGAGTGCCCCAACAATTACCCCTGGATCTTGGACCCAACCGGGGACGGTTTCTCAGTTAGGAAgtaaataatagtaatttatttatatagtgTTATCACGAAGACTTTTGTATATAGAGATAGGTAATTAAGGCGCTATGGAAATTCCCTATTGGTTAATTTTTTGGCCCGATAGACAGAATGAAGTAAAAACGACCTCAGCCCTTGTTAAAGAATAAAGTTTCAGAAAAATTGGCTTTTCACTGTTTCATTAAACTCGGTCTGCGTCCATATTCCTTTGCCGTTCTTGAGAAGATGCACCTTCCAAAATGGCTGAAAACTTTAGTGCCCTTTAGGATGAAGGCATAACATTGAGATCTTCAAGGGAGTACAGTTTAACTGGATTTTTGTGAAACACATTAGCATAAAGAGCGAAAACCCTCTACTATTGAGAAAATTGCTACGAAAAGTAATGCAGAATCAGGAATGCAAAGGGCTTGGCAAAAGCACCGCTGGGATCCACTCACCTGGAGAGCTCTCGCAGTTCCAGAATTATAAGCCAAGGAAACTGGATCAGTTTGCAGTAATTATGGCACACAAAGTTAAcggttattttaaaatatctcgaaattttcacagaaattgGACGTTCTGTAGAAACTTTACCGATATAAAAACGCGGGAAAAGACATCGAAGCGAACGCCACTTTAACAACTGCGCCTGTTCTTTTTTAACTAATACCTGACACATCTGAAACAATAGATCTCTATgcttcttttttcttataaattagaaaagaaCAGACAAAATCTTATACTCTAAAATGACACCATGTGACCAAAACAAATGACTGTCTGATTGCTCTAAGCGCAAAGAGAGGTCTCTGCTATCAAAAAGAAACATAACCTAAAATTTATCACTTATAAACGAAAACTCcaataaacttttcttttccgaaaaattaatgttattaagGTACTTAACATGGTTCAATTAACCCAACATCTATTCACCAAGGTCAAAAAGCCATTGCGAAATTACCTTAAACAGGGTTTCAGGGACTCTCTTCGAATACTGGTGTCAGGAGGGCCTGGAGGAAATGGCCTTCCCAAGTAAGTTTGAACTAAATCACCTTTATCATACCCGTTACACAGTATTTGTGATAAAACCTCAGATTCGGAGGTATTGGCGGGAAAGGTGGTGATGTGATAATAGAGGCCAAAGAAGCAATTACTCTTGAAACTGTTTTTGGATCTAATAAATCTAAGAGATATCAGGCTGAGCCAGGAAGAAGTGCatctcataattttattttgggaACTCCCGGTCAAGACCAAGTTTTTCAAGTCCCTGTAGGGGTTTCTGTGGTAACagattttggcaaaaaattagGCAAGTCCATgcataatgtaataaaaattggaaGACATATATGATTGGTTCTACTAGGAGAGCTAAATGCTGAAGGAGAACGTTTGATAATAGCTAAAGGGGGCACTGGAGGCCACTCCAAAAATGGTTTTCTTGGCACAAGAGGCCAATCTTGTTCTGTCAAATTAGACCTCAAACTGATTGCCGATGTTGGTCTTGTAGGGTTTCCTAATGCAGGCAAAAGCACCTTGTTAAGGGCCATATCTGATGCAAAACCCAAAGTAGCCAGTTATGTTTGTATGTCTCTTCCATGTAATTCAACAATTAGCTTTATAATCGCCTTTTAGTCACTACAGTAAGACCCCATTTGGGGATGGTAACCTATGAAGATCATCGGCAAATTTCCATAGCAGATTTGCCAGGGCTAATTGAAGGAGCTTATGCAAATAGAGGAATGGGgcatcaatttttaaaacacattGAAAGAACTAAATTATTACTGATGATTGTTGATATTAATGGGTTTCAGTTAAGCTATCAGTATCCTCATAGAAGCTGTTTAGAAACAATCATGTTGCTCACCAaggttttcttaatttcttgttAGTTATCAGAATTTCAACAAAGATATTCTAGGAGTTAGAAATGTACAACCCTGACCTATTGTACAAGCCCTCTATATTGCTTGTTAACAAAATGGACAGCGATCAGTCAGACGAGCGTtataaagaagtaaaaaacaCACTTAAAACCTTTAAAGGTTGGTAGTAACTGCCAGTTTTTTGTCAAAGTTATttagaggtttttttttagattttatctCTTCATATAGTGAAGAGGTGAGGCCTAAAAGCATTCTAAAATTCACGGACGTGTTGCCAATATCGGCAAAAACCAGCGACGATGATATAAAAATGGTTAAGAGACGGTTAAGGACAATGTTAGATGTAATGAGTGAGATGGGAGCTAAAGAAGAAGTTATTGATTTATATAATGATACCAGGCAGTCATTGGCTGAGAGAGGGCCATCTTTAGTGTAATTAGAGAGTTGCTAATAAACTcatctaatattttaataattcagtCATGTTTTAACGTCATTAGAAACCAGTACATTATGTTCAACATTACATTCATATTGAATCTTAGGTTTACCTAGCTTAGAAATTTTCACCCATTTACATGAAATATTCTCTCTTGCAACATCTTCAACTAATCTTTCACCTAAAGGACATGACTTCTCAATTTTAACATTCTCAAAATCCTTGAGATAAATTCCGAGATTTTGGTTCCACCTACAATGATTATCTTTCTTACAATTGCCAGATTTGAGGATACTAAAACCTTTCAGCTCCATTCCAAGCAATCATAACACCATTATCAGTACATAAACTTTTTGGAGGCCTCACCAATTGATAGTCAAGGGCATCACAGACAATTTGTAGGCCTTCCAGTATAAAATTGTTAGAAGCAACCCCACCAGAGACTACCTAAAAGCAGTTATtgttaacaaaacaaaatttattttattattttcgccGGACCAAAGCTTGTTTATCCGGAGGTATCAAGTGTTTTAGAGCAACATATTCCATTCCTCTTTGTATTCTATGACACAAGTGCCTTGTGATCACCAACAGCAAAGCTGCACATAAGTTATTTATGTCAGGAATAACTTCATCAGGAGCTAAATCTCTTGTTTTCTCTTCCCTTAAAATGTGCTGCAAACACACATTTTTAACGCCAGCAAAGCTGAAGGTGCAATCCTTGTAACTTTGCATTGGGGGGCTGAACTTAAACTGCAAAGGATTATTGGCTTTGCTGGCTGCTAGCTCTATGGCTTGGCCTCCTGATAAGGCTGCATATTCAGGGAGATTTTTAAGCTTCATTCTTCGAGCCATCTGTAAATCTACACTATAGAGACTTATGATCAGCTTGCCAACTAAGATACCTTGTCAAATGCTTCTCCAGGAGCATCATCAATGCTATGACCTAAGAGGAGAAATTTATCCACGCCTTGAGCTAAGGCTATTAAACAGTGACCTCCACTTATTAGGAGAACgagaaatggaaatttcagAGATTTTTCTGTTAGCCGTGCAGTTAAAGCATGGGCTTCCATGTGATGAATTGGAATAAATGGTTTGCTGTATTTTTTGCATAGATATTTACCATATTTGGTACCAATTAACAAGGAGAGAGGGAGACcttcaattacttttttaagcaaatgtATGATGAAGGTGTTATAGATTTACTTACCAGGTTTAACTGTTGTAGCTATGGCATCAACTTGCTCTATATTAATTGACGCATCTTGGAGAGCCTTTTGGACTACAAGTTCTATATTTTGGCGATGTAAATCACTGGCAAGAGGGGGAATAATGCCCCCATTGCTAGATGAGAAATTtacttatacatatatgtaacTAACTACTGATAATAATATAGTGATTTATCACTACATTCACGTTTACATATAAAAGCCAGTACCTGGAACCTACTTTAAGTGAATACGATGCTGGGAATGCAGGGCCTGTCCTAAAATATCTCCTTCTGTGTTCACAATACCACAACCCGTATCGTCACACGAAGTTTCGATACCCAAAATAATGGCATATTTTCGTTTGAAGTGTCTCCAAAATAACGAACCATTATTTAGTAAAGTTTTACGCCGTCGTTTTAGTAGAGAAGTCATTTTCACCTGGGTTTGGGGGCGAAAATTAGGTATTTAAACGAGgagtttcaaaaatgttatatcaaacaataacaaataagTGAGGTTAGACAGACCGACCTAAGCGTATGGTGTTTTGACTATTTAGacagttttgatttttgacataatggtggacataaatttaaaacactaAACCGAAATACTCCAAATTAGCTGCCTGTAATAAAACAAACcccttcaaaaatattataatttaaaaatctaactCCTAAAAATACATTCATCAACAAAAcatgattaaaaattagtattaaaacaataaattaagtaGCCTTAGGCATCATGTACTACCTTCTTTAGCCACTGGTCAGTACTCACACAAACTcactatataaaaaattaaataaatacttaatcGAACTTATGTGTAATCAAGGGAAAGCGCACGATCCGCAGCTGCTTCCCGTAATCGCACAACACGGCGTCTCTGAGCAATATCAGTTGTTTAATAAAGACAAAAGGATCGCGGCCTAGACTGATCGTCCGCACGCACTCCCCGTGACGCACGTCCCAAATAACCAGCCCCCCGTTTCTGCCTGTAATCACCAAATGGGGCGCCAA is a genomic window containing:
- the LOC136414583 gene encoding GTP-binding protein 10 homolog, whose amino-acid sequence is MVQLTQHLFTKVKKPLRNYLKQGFRDSLRILVSGGPGGNGLPKFGGIGGKGGDVIIEAKEAITLETVFGSNKSKRYQAEPGRSASHNFILGTPGQDQVFQVPVGVSVVTDFGKKLGELNAEGERLIIAKGGTGGHSKNGFLGTRGQSCSVKLDLKLIADVGLVGFPNAGKSTLLRAISDAKPKVASYVFTTVRPHLGMVTYEDHRQISIADLPGLIEGAYANRGMGHQFLKHIERTKLLLMIVDINGFQLSYQYPHRSCLETIMLLTKELEMYNPDLLYKPSILLVNKMDSDQSDERYKEVKNTLKTFKDFISSYSEEVRPKSILKFTDVLPISAKTSDDDIKMVKRRLRTMLDVMSEMGAKEEVIDLYNDTRQSLAERGPSLV
- the Tcs4 gene encoding tRNA N6-adenosine threonylcarbamoyltransferase, mitochondrial, encoding MTSLLKRRRKTLLNNGSLFWRHFKRKYAIILGIETSCDDTGCGIVNTEGDILGQALHSQHRIHLNNGGIIPPLASDLHRQNIELVVQKALQDASINIEQVDAIATTVKPGLPLSLLIGTKYGKYLCKKYSKPFIPIHHMEAHALTARLTEKSLKFPFLVLLISGGHCLIALAQGVDKFLLLGHSIDDAPGEAFDKMARRMKLKNLPEYAALSGGQAIELAASKANNPLQFKFSPPMQSYKDCTFSFAGVKNVCLQHILREEKTRDLAPDEVIPDINNLCAALLLVITRHLCHRIQRGMEYVALKHLIPPDKQALVVSGGVASNNFILEGLQIVCDALDYQLVRPPKSLCTDNGVMIAWNGAERWNQNLGIYLKDFENVKIEKSCPLGERLVEDVARENISCKWVKISKLGKPKIQYECNVEHNVLVSNDVKT